The SAR324 cluster bacterium genome has a window encoding:
- a CDS encoding 2-aminoethylphosphonate--pyruvate transaminase, producing the protein MSLTPDDPRLLTPGPLTTSHETKEAMLYDWGSRDAAFLEANARVRQKLLEIAGATSTHVCVPLQGSGTFAVEAALGTLIPRSGKALVLVNGAYGQRMTKMLGYMQRAFVVQETSEDSPPDPEALQQALANDPSITHVLAVHCETTSGILNPVEQIAEIVAQQKRALLIDAMSTFGAIPLNAQQLQFDAVMASSNKCLEGVPGMGYAIIRREKLEQSKGNAHSLSLDLYDQWQTMEASSQWRFTPPTHVLIAFDKAIEQFEKEGGVAGRNARYSENCRTLVSGMADLGFEPLLPPERQAPIIVTFRMPADPAFDFQTFYDRVKECGYILYPGKLTVAPSFRVGCIGHLQPIDMQAAVDVMKSILVEMGVASGKPA; encoded by the coding sequence TCAAGAGATGCAGCCTTTTTGGAAGCGAACGCTCGAGTGCGACAGAAGCTCCTAGAAATTGCTGGAGCCACTTCTACCCATGTCTGTGTACCCTTACAGGGCAGTGGAACCTTTGCAGTTGAAGCTGCGCTGGGAACCTTGATTCCCCGATCAGGTAAGGCCTTGGTACTGGTCAATGGGGCCTATGGTCAGCGTATGACTAAGATGCTTGGCTATATGCAGAGGGCTTTTGTCGTTCAGGAAACGTCGGAAGATTCACCACCTGATCCAGAAGCTCTGCAGCAGGCACTTGCAAACGATCCTTCGATCACCCATGTGCTAGCTGTTCATTGTGAGACAACCTCTGGAATCCTCAATCCAGTGGAGCAGATTGCTGAGATCGTTGCCCAGCAGAAGCGTGCACTACTCATTGATGCGATGAGTACTTTCGGAGCCATTCCCCTGAATGCTCAGCAGTTACAGTTCGATGCCGTGATGGCCTCTTCCAACAAGTGTTTGGAAGGTGTGCCGGGGATGGGCTATGCGATTATCCGTAGGGAGAAACTAGAACAGAGCAAAGGCAATGCGCATTCGCTAAGCTTGGACTTGTACGATCAGTGGCAGACCATGGAAGCCAGCTCCCAATGGCGCTTCACCCCACCAACCCATGTTTTGATTGCCTTTGACAAGGCGATCGAACAATTTGAGAAAGAAGGGGGTGTGGCAGGACGCAACGCACGTTATTCAGAGAATTGCCGAACTCTTGTTTCTGGAATGGCAGATCTAGGTTTTGAACCTCTGTTGCCACCCGAGCGACAAGCTCCAATCATTGTTACCTTCCGGATGCCTGCTGATCCTGCCTTTGATTTCCAAACGTTTTATGATCGGGTTAAGGAGTGTGGCTACATCCTTTATCCTGGAAAACTGACCGTTGCTCCGAGTTTTCGAGTGGGCTGCATTGGTCATCTCCAGCCGATAGATATGCAGGCTGCAGTAGATGTGATGAAATCTATTCTAGTAGAAATGGGTGTTGCTAGCGGCAAGCCTGCTTAA